One window of the Nicotiana tabacum cultivar K326 chromosome 4, ASM71507v2, whole genome shotgun sequence genome contains the following:
- the LOC107792542 gene encoding putative sugar phosphate/phosphate translocator At3g11320 produces MKTTGKFFTIGLVTSWYSSNIGVLLLNKYLLSNYGFKYPIFLTMCHMTACSLLSYIAIAWMKMVPMQTIRSRVQFLKISALSAIFCASVVSGNISLRYLPVSFNQAIGATTPFFTAVFAYLITFKREAWLTYVTLIPVVTGVIIASGGEPSFHLFGFIMCIGATAARALKSVVQGILLSSEGEKLNSMNLLLYMAPIAVVLLLPATLLMEDNVVGIILALARDDIKIIWLLLFNSALAYFVNLTNFLVTKHTSALTLQVLGNAKGAVAVVVSILIFKNPVSVIGMLGYTLTVFGVILYSEAKKRSK; encoded by the exons ATGAAGACAACGGGGAAATTCTTCACGATTGGGCTAGTAACATCATGGTATTCGTCGAACATTGGGGTTTTGTTGCTGAACAAGTATTTGCTAAGCAATTATGGGTTCAAATATCCAATATTTCTTACCATGTGTCATATGACTGCTTGTTCTTTGCTAAGTTATATAGCCATTGCTTGGATGAAAATGGTACCAATGCAGACTATAAGATCTAGGGTTCAGTTCTTGAAGATCTCTGCTTTGAGTGCTATATTTTGTGCCTCTGTTGTTAGTGGCAACATCTCCCTTAGGTATTTGCCTGTATCCTTCAATCAGGCTATTGGTGCTACCACTCCCTTTTTCACTGCTGTATTTGCTTACCTAATCACGTTCAAGAGGGAGGCTTGGTTGACTTATGTCACTCTCATTCCTGTTGTCACTGGGGTTATCATTGCCAGCGGG GGAGAGCCAAGTTTTCATCTATTTGGGTTTATAATGTGTATCGGCGCGACTGCTGCAAGGGCACTCAAGTCAGTGGTTCAGGGAATTTTGCTTTCCTCTGAAGG GGAAAAGCTGAATTCCATGAACCTTCTACTCTACATGGCTCCTATAGCAGTCGTGCTTTTATTACCTGCAACGCTCTTGATGGAAGATAATGTAGTTGGTATAATACTGGCACTTGCAAGAGATGATATAAAAATCATCTGGTTATTGTTGTTCAATTCTGCCCTTGCTTATTTTGTAAACTTGACCAATTTTCTGGTCACAAAACACACCAGTGCGCTGACTCTTCAG GTCCTGGGAAATGCAAAAGGAGCTGTAGCTGTTGTTGTCTCAATCTTAATATTTAAGAATCCAGTGTCAGTTATAGGGATGCTTGGCTACACACTCACAGTTTTCGGGGTAATACTCTATAGTGAAGCAAAGAAACGTAGTAAGTGA